From Chryseobacterium gallinarum, one genomic window encodes:
- a CDS encoding Z1 domain-containing protein, whose translation MTNEKLEEFHRIAMDNAELALIALHNNDIEKFQALSAEAFFYEKKAALGLYNEQIEPSRSILFRSAAYIALDNADFSEAQKLYEYALDGDIPGEMKEELEELKTEIDRIKTENESLIQNTLTFLNTRPRPIKKEEIEADVTRASRAFESKEINWKYVYSYLEKQFSIEAEKHITINEKDTYEPWVHNKKGIVKKRFWERYINYLQKEKEWAPDTLDKLDDITDDILDHLKDPTSKGDWDKKGLVVGQVQSGKTSNYTGLICKAADYGFKIIVVLAGTTNDLRSQTQLRIDEGFLGWDTKVDREGYESRHFGVSKYDSSPQAHYFTTSAIDGDFKTTARHIIGTNPRSGHIIVIVKKHPTILKEFIRWFAERGENQRDGKTLVKKLPLLLIDDEADNASINVSPQSISTINGLIRSLLSLFQQSAYVGYTATPFANVFIPLTEEENHIPKGLNIQLNEFWKYSGKDLFPKDFIINIPPPSNYIGPKEIFGIDTTITTNLDEVKGLPLIREFTVDTYQKYYPDKHKKDDTLPEELPEKLKEAIKSFILVCAIRRVRGQIDVHNSMLIHVTRFIKWQNKTATLVNRLLKFYQQQIQYKQGTLISELKQLYNRDFVVTTEIIKNIPDTKDSSIYKVEWFEIETQLRKAVSKIQVRAIHGDKTQDGLEFDNITSLDYYDHRKRGLSVIAIGGNKLSRGLTLEGLSVSYYLRATKMYDTLMQMGRWFGYRPGYLDLCRLYTSEDLVKWYKYITVASEELRNEFEDMKMERKSPKEFGIKVRQDPDVLQITATNKMKSSQEMELTFSDKLRETWCFRRNRNLFEDNFKHTHTFINSLGAPNKKNGQEYVWYKTGNYQDVIRFLKGYVADNKLEHEKIIEYITQQVTVNFLTNWTIVLISNKNKQQYSFKIENEDTSIGTTMRTDANKGNGNYYEVNRSHIIDPTHEFIDFDTKSHTYTEALHLTIEDWKKSERKNKSKKQPTIPSGKNIRAKRAITEGLLLIYPLDPKPNGWENSSIDVPLIGYAISFPKNENDKKIKYRVNQVFMDEYEYDDDIELEEIDLQ comes from the coding sequence ATGACAAATGAAAAACTAGAAGAATTTCATCGTATTGCGATGGATAATGCTGAATTAGCTCTGATAGCATTGCATAATAATGACATTGAAAAATTTCAAGCATTATCAGCTGAAGCATTCTTTTATGAAAAGAAAGCTGCTCTTGGATTATACAATGAGCAAATAGAACCATCTCGCTCTATACTTTTTAGAAGTGCTGCTTATATAGCTTTAGACAATGCTGATTTCTCTGAAGCTCAAAAACTATATGAATATGCATTGGATGGTGATATTCCCGGAGAAATGAAAGAAGAACTGGAAGAACTTAAAACGGAAATAGATCGTATCAAGACAGAAAATGAAAGCCTAATACAAAATACTCTTACATTTTTGAATACCCGTCCTCGCCCAATAAAAAAAGAAGAAATAGAAGCTGATGTAACAAGAGCCTCACGTGCTTTTGAATCAAAAGAGATTAATTGGAAATATGTATATAGCTACCTAGAAAAACAATTTAGTATTGAAGCAGAAAAACACATAACTATAAATGAAAAAGACACATACGAACCATGGGTACATAATAAAAAAGGAATTGTCAAAAAACGTTTTTGGGAAAGATATATAAATTATCTCCAAAAAGAAAAAGAATGGGCTCCTGACACACTCGATAAACTTGATGATATTACAGATGATATTTTAGATCATTTAAAAGATCCAACCAGCAAAGGTGACTGGGATAAAAAAGGGTTAGTTGTAGGGCAGGTACAATCTGGAAAGACAAGTAATTATACAGGTCTGATATGCAAAGCAGCTGATTATGGTTTTAAAATAATTGTTGTTTTGGCGGGAACAACTAATGATCTTCGCTCCCAAACTCAATTAAGAATAGATGAAGGGTTCCTTGGCTGGGACACAAAAGTAGATAGAGAAGGTTATGAAAGCAGGCATTTCGGAGTTAGCAAATATGATTCCTCACCTCAAGCTCATTATTTTACAACGAGTGCAATAGATGGGGATTTTAAAACAACAGCAAGACATATAATTGGTACCAACCCTCGAAGTGGCCATATAATTGTTATAGTCAAAAAACATCCTACAATCCTAAAAGAATTTATTCGTTGGTTTGCAGAAAGAGGAGAAAATCAAAGAGACGGAAAAACACTTGTAAAAAAACTACCTTTGCTTTTAATTGATGATGAAGCAGATAATGCATCAATCAATGTCTCACCTCAAAGCATTTCTACCATTAATGGACTTATACGTTCATTATTGTCTCTTTTCCAACAAAGTGCATATGTTGGTTATACCGCAACTCCCTTTGCCAATGTATTTATTCCACTAACAGAAGAAGAAAATCATATACCAAAAGGGTTGAATATTCAACTTAATGAATTTTGGAAATATTCAGGAAAGGATCTTTTTCCAAAAGACTTTATCATAAATATTCCTCCTCCATCCAATTATATTGGCCCCAAAGAAATATTTGGTATTGATACAACTATAACGACTAACTTAGATGAGGTTAAAGGATTACCATTGATAAGAGAATTTACTGTTGATACCTATCAAAAATATTATCCTGATAAACATAAAAAAGATGATACTCTACCTGAAGAGTTGCCAGAAAAGCTTAAAGAGGCCATCAAATCATTTATATTAGTTTGTGCCATTAGAAGAGTCCGGGGGCAAATTGATGTCCATAATTCTATGCTCATACATGTTACCCGATTTATAAAATGGCAAAACAAAACAGCAACACTGGTTAATAGATTATTGAAGTTTTATCAACAGCAAATTCAATATAAACAAGGAACTCTTATTTCAGAACTTAAACAATTATATAATAGAGATTTTGTAGTCACAACAGAAATAATCAAAAATATTCCTGACACTAAAGATAGTTCTATATATAAAGTGGAATGGTTTGAAATAGAAACACAGTTAAGAAAAGCTGTGTCAAAAATTCAAGTGCGAGCAATTCACGGAGATAAAACCCAAGACGGCTTAGAGTTTGACAATATTACTTCTCTTGATTACTATGATCATCGTAAAAGAGGGCTTTCCGTTATTGCTATTGGAGGAAATAAACTTTCAAGAGGGCTTACTCTCGAAGGGCTTTCGGTAAGCTACTATTTACGAGCAACTAAAATGTATGACACACTTATGCAAATGGGCAGATGGTTTGGATATCGTCCAGGATATTTGGATTTATGTCGCTTATATACCAGTGAGGACCTAGTAAAATGGTACAAATATATCACTGTTGCCTCTGAAGAGTTGAGAAATGAATTTGAGGATATGAAAATGGAACGCAAAAGTCCTAAAGAATTCGGCATAAAAGTCAGACAAGATCCTGATGTTCTGCAAATAACAGCTACTAATAAAATGAAGAGTAGTCAGGAAATGGAATTAACTTTTTCTGATAAATTAAGAGAAACGTGGTGTTTCAGAAGAAATAGAAACCTTTTTGAAGATAATTTTAAACATACACATACTTTTATTAATTCATTAGGAGCTCCTAATAAAAAAAATGGGCAAGAATATGTTTGGTATAAAACTGGAAATTATCAAGATGTGATCCGGTTTCTTAAAGGATATGTGGCAGATAACAAACTAGAACACGAAAAAATAATTGAATATATCACACAGCAGGTTACAGTAAACTTTCTAACTAATTGGACAATCGTATTAATTTCGAATAAAAACAAACAACAATATTCTTTTAAAATTGAAAATGAAGATACCTCTATAGGTACAACTATGAGAACCGATGCAAATAAAGGAAATGGTAATTACTATGAAGTCAATAGAAGCCATATTATCGATCCCACACATGAATTTATTGATTTTGATACAAAAAGTCATACTTATACAGAAGCCCTTCATCTAACAATTGAAGATTGGAAAAAAAGTGAACGAAAAAACAAAAGTAAAAAGCAACCTACTATCCCTTCCGGAAAAAACATACGTGCAAAAAGAGCCATTACAGAAGGATTATTACTAATATATCCACTTGATCCTAAACCTAATGGATGGGAAAATTCCTCTATTGATGTTCCTTTAATAGGATATGCCATCAGTTTTCCAAAAAATGAAAACGATAAAAAAATAAAATATAGAGTTAACCAAGTCTTCATGGATGAATATGAATATGATGATGACATTGAATTAGAAGAAATTGACCTGCAATAA
- a CDS encoding 1-acyl-sn-glycerol-3-phosphate acyltransferase translates to MSKFDEIRYFHDHEVNERLQSIARDPMMKALMNFTFPGVDEQVWLEQFKNVHSISDFQHQFVAFAVRQILAKSSDGLTTSGFDKLDKNTPYLFISNHRDIVLDTSLLNLVLLEGGYIMTASAIGDNLVRKNFLNVLAKLNRNFLVQRGLPLREQLTSSQTMSEYIKEQLFQENRSVWIAQREGRAKDGNDATQQGVLKMLAMAAGDQSLIDYFKTLKIVPISISYEYDPTDSLKMPQLLAQHRDEEYIKGKNEDFNTILSGILGQKKRIHIHAGDVIDTELDHIAATIENKNKQLQAIAQLIDDSIIKNYKLWPTKYIAYDLLNNTDTYASQYTEQEKQLFIRRLEMRIDPSDPVSKEYFLAMYANPLVNKLKAEEK, encoded by the coding sequence ATGTCGAAGTTTGATGAAATCCGGTATTTTCATGATCATGAAGTGAATGAAAGATTACAGAGCATAGCCCGTGATCCGATGATGAAAGCACTGATGAACTTTACTTTTCCCGGCGTGGATGAGCAGGTTTGGCTGGAGCAGTTTAAAAATGTGCATTCCATTAGTGATTTCCAGCATCAGTTTGTGGCGTTTGCCGTTCGGCAGATCCTTGCGAAAAGCTCCGATGGCTTAACGACTTCGGGCTTCGATAAGCTGGATAAAAATACCCCTTACCTTTTCATCTCGAATCACAGGGATATTGTACTGGATACTTCACTGCTTAATCTTGTACTGTTGGAAGGAGGATATATTATGACCGCTTCTGCCATCGGAGATAACCTGGTTCGCAAAAACTTCTTAAACGTTCTGGCTAAACTGAACCGAAACTTTTTGGTACAAAGAGGCCTGCCGCTTCGTGAGCAGCTTACAAGCTCACAGACGATGTCTGAGTATATTAAGGAACAGCTGTTTCAGGAAAACCGCTCTGTATGGATTGCCCAGCGTGAAGGCCGTGCTAAAGACGGGAATGATGCCACTCAGCAAGGAGTTTTAAAAATGTTGGCTATGGCTGCCGGAGACCAGTCATTAATAGATTATTTTAAAACATTAAAGATCGTTCCTATCTCCATTTCCTATGAATATGATCCTACAGATTCTTTAAAAATGCCTCAACTCCTGGCACAACACAGGGATGAGGAATACATCAAAGGAAAAAACGAAGATTTTAATACCATACTCAGCGGAATTTTAGGGCAAAAGAAAAGAATTCATATCCATGCCGGTGATGTTATTGATACTGAATTGGATCATATTGCCGCTACGATTGAGAATAAAAACAAACAGTTGCAGGCTATTGCACAGCTTATTGATGATTCCATCATTAAGAATTACAAACTTTGGCCTACAAAATATATAGCCTACGATCTGCTCAACAATACAGACACCTACGCTTCTCAATATACAGAACAGGAAAAACAATTGTTTATCCGAAGATTAGAGATGCGTATTGATCCGTCTGATCCTGTTTCTAAAGAATATTTCCTGGCGATGTATGCTAACCCTTTGGTGAATAAATTAAAGGCTGAAGAGAAATAA